Proteins encoded by one window of Anguilla rostrata isolate EN2019 chromosome 9, ASM1855537v3, whole genome shotgun sequence:
- the kcnj15 gene encoding ATP-sensitive inward rectifier potassium channel 15 isoform X4 — METGQKAEVKTAQIYKMTAADPHTHRRVVSKDGHNKVRIDNVEGMVKLYLHDIWTTVVDMKWRYKLTLFSSTFVMTWFIFGVVFFFISMGNGDLEAERSLNHTPCVMNVETLTGAFLFSLESQTTIGYGFRYISEECPIAIFTLVAQLVITGLAEIFVTGAFLAKLARPKKRAETIKFSHSAVICRKDGKLCLIVRVANMRKSLLIQCQLTGKLLFPHETMEGEKTLITQTGVDFRLDSRSDCPFLILPLAFYHVIDEASPLWGLTAENLRTRDFELVVTLNATMESTAATCQSRTSYVPQEIMWGYEFKPVLFTSPGGRYMADFNYFDKVRPSPDLALFTHNPEKLRLEEEYRKEQSD, encoded by the coding sequence ATGGAGACGGGTCAGAAGGCTGAGGTTAAGACCGCTCAAATCTACAAAATGACGGCCGCTGACCCGCACACGCATCGGAGGGTCGTGTCCAAAGACGGCCATAACAAGGTGAGGATCGACAACGTGGAGGGCATGGTCAAACTTTACCTCCACGACATCTGGACCACCGTGGTGGACATGAAGTGGCGCTACAAACTGACACTTTTCTCTTCCACCTTCGTCATGACATGGTTCATCTTCGGCGtcgtcttcttcttcatcaGCATGGGGAACGGTGACCTCGAAGCCGAGCGGTCGCTCAACCACACGCCCTGCGTGATGAACGTGGAGACACTGACCGGAGCTTTCCTCTTCTCCCTGGAATCCCAGACCACCATCGGCTACGGCTTCCGCTACATCTCTGAGGAGTGCCCCATTGCCATCTTCACGCTGGTCGCCCAGCTGGTCATCACTGGCCTGGCCGAGATCTTCGTCACTGGGGCCTTCCTGGCCAAGCTAGCCCGCCCCAAGAAAAGGGCGGAGACCATCAAGTTTAGTCACTCTGCGGTGATCTGCAGGAAGGACGGAAAGCTTTGCCTTATAGTTCGGGTTGCCAACATGAGGAAGAGCCTGCTGATCCAGTGCCAGCTGACGGGCAAGCTGCTCTTCCCCCACGAGACCATGGAGGGTGAGAAGACCCTCATCACCCAGACGGGGGTGGACTTTCGGTTGGACTCCCGCAGCGACTGCCCCTTCCTCATCCTGCCGCTGGCCTTCTACCATGTCATTGACGAGGCCAGCCCGCTGTGGGGACTCACGGCTGAGAACTTGCGCACCAGGGACTTTGAGCTGGTGGTGACCCTCAACGCCACCATGGAGTCTACGGCCGCCACCTGCCAGAGCCGCACGTCATACGTCCCCCAGGAGATCATGTGGGGCTACGAGTTCAAGCCCGTGCTCTTCACCTCCCCTGGCGGGAGGTACATGGCCGACTTCAACTACTTCGACAAAGTGAGGCCCAGTCCTGACCTCGCCCTGTTCACCCACAACCCTGAGAAACTTAGACTCGAGGAGGAGTACCGAAAGGAACAAAGTGACTAA
- the kcnj15 gene encoding ATP-sensitive inward rectifier potassium channel 15 isoform X3 — MAAGDFSIWRAMETGQKAEVKTAQIYKMTAADPHTHRRVVSKDGHNKVRIDNVEGMVKLYLHDIWTTVVDMKWRYKLTLFSSTFVMTWFIFGVVFFFISMGNGDLEAERSLNHTPCVMNVETLTGAFLFSLESQTTIGYGFRYISEECPIAIFTLVAQLVITGLAEIFVTGAFLAKLARPKKRAETIKFSHSAVICRKDGKLCLIVRVANMRKSLLIQCQLTGKLLFPHETMEGEKTLITQTGVDFRLDSRSDCPFLILPLAFYHVIDEASPLWGLTAENLRTRDFELVVTLNATMESTAATCQSRTSYVPQEIMWGYEFKPVLFTSPGGRYMADFNYFDKVRPSPDLALFTHNPEKLRLEEEYRKEQSD, encoded by the exons ATGGCTG CAGGTGATTTTTCTATTTGGCGAGCAATGGAGACGGGTCAGAAGGCTGAGGTTAAGACCGCTCAAATCTACAAAATGACGGCCGCTGACCCGCACACGCATCGGAGGGTCGTGTCCAAAGACGGCCATAACAAGGTGAGGATCGACAACGTGGAGGGCATGGTCAAACTTTACCTCCACGACATCTGGACCACCGTGGTGGACATGAAGTGGCGCTACAAACTGACACTTTTCTCTTCCACCTTCGTCATGACATGGTTCATCTTCGGCGtcgtcttcttcttcatcaGCATGGGGAACGGTGACCTCGAAGCCGAGCGGTCGCTCAACCACACGCCCTGCGTGATGAACGTGGAGACACTGACCGGAGCTTTCCTCTTCTCCCTGGAATCCCAGACCACCATCGGCTACGGCTTCCGCTACATCTCTGAGGAGTGCCCCATTGCCATCTTCACGCTGGTCGCCCAGCTGGTCATCACTGGCCTGGCCGAGATCTTCGTCACTGGGGCCTTCCTGGCCAAGCTAGCCCGCCCCAAGAAAAGGGCGGAGACCATCAAGTTTAGTCACTCTGCGGTGATCTGCAGGAAGGACGGAAAGCTTTGCCTTATAGTTCGGGTTGCCAACATGAGGAAGAGCCTGCTGATCCAGTGCCAGCTGACGGGCAAGCTGCTCTTCCCCCACGAGACCATGGAGGGTGAGAAGACCCTCATCACCCAGACGGGGGTGGACTTTCGGTTGGACTCCCGCAGCGACTGCCCCTTCCTCATCCTGCCGCTGGCCTTCTACCATGTCATTGACGAGGCCAGCCCGCTGTGGGGACTCACGGCTGAGAACTTGCGCACCAGGGACTTTGAGCTGGTGGTGACCCTCAACGCCACCATGGAGTCTACGGCCGCCACCTGCCAGAGCCGCACGTCATACGTCCCCCAGGAGATCATGTGGGGCTACGAGTTCAAGCCCGTGCTCTTCACCTCCCCTGGCGGGAGGTACATGGCCGACTTCAACTACTTCGACAAAGTGAGGCCCAGTCCTGACCTCGCCCTGTTCACCCACAACCCTGAGAAACTTAGACTCGAGGAGGAGTACCGAAAGGAACAAAGTGACTAA